A single genomic interval of Microbacterium sp. LWO14-1.2 harbors:
- a CDS encoding sugar ABC transporter substrate-binding protein produces the protein MSTSASRRRRLPLTAGAGIAAVALVLAGCSGSPEGTATPDEPVELRMTVWTADETQLGLFQEIADEYVAENPELVSKVTFEPIPFDDYTTTLTTQLAGGNAPDLGWILESYAPEFVSSGALYDITGTLQDHEGYEYDDLLDSSLALWQQDDKLFAYPFSNSPFAVFVNTDQIAAAGQPNPADLVASGDWTFDAARDISAASAATSGKQGLVVRDFDYKVWENLATIWSSFGASPWSEDGASCTLTDPEMVDAMTWIHDAIFVDGAMPEPGVTADFFAGDAAMTITQISRASALDDSFGWDVVPLPDGPEGRQNVIGQAGIGVFANAENPGVAADFLAFFTEPENAEKLAAYFPPPRESLLNAETLAAGNPRLTEEQLQAVVVDGIQDAVTKPAHPNFAKIQDTVRAQLDALWTADADVESVLGSTCETIAPLLEG, from the coding sequence ATGAGCACATCCGCATCGCGTCGTCGGCGTCTGCCGCTGACGGCCGGGGCCGGCATCGCCGCCGTCGCCCTCGTGCTCGCCGGATGCAGCGGGAGCCCCGAGGGCACCGCCACCCCCGACGAGCCCGTCGAGCTCCGCATGACGGTCTGGACGGCCGACGAGACGCAGCTCGGCCTGTTCCAGGAGATCGCCGACGAGTACGTCGCCGAGAACCCGGAGCTGGTCTCGAAGGTCACCTTCGAGCCGATCCCGTTCGACGACTACACGACGACGCTCACGACCCAGCTCGCGGGAGGCAACGCCCCCGACCTCGGCTGGATCCTCGAGAGCTACGCCCCGGAGTTCGTCTCGTCGGGTGCCCTCTACGACATCACCGGCACGCTGCAGGACCACGAGGGGTACGAGTACGACGACCTGCTCGACTCCTCGCTCGCGCTCTGGCAGCAGGACGACAAGCTCTTCGCGTACCCGTTCTCGAACAGTCCGTTCGCCGTGTTCGTGAACACCGACCAGATCGCCGCGGCCGGTCAGCCGAACCCGGCCGACCTCGTGGCCTCGGGCGACTGGACGTTCGATGCGGCCCGCGACATCTCCGCCGCCTCCGCCGCGACCTCGGGCAAGCAGGGTCTCGTCGTGCGGGACTTCGACTACAAGGTGTGGGAGAACCTCGCCACCATCTGGTCGTCGTTCGGTGCCTCGCCGTGGAGCGAGGACGGCGCCAGCTGCACGCTGACCGACCCCGAGATGGTCGACGCGATGACGTGGATCCACGACGCGATCTTCGTCGACGGCGCGATGCCCGAGCCCGGAGTCACCGCCGACTTCTTCGCCGGGGACGCCGCGATGACGATCACGCAGATCAGCCGCGCGTCGGCCCTCGACGACTCGTTCGGCTGGGACGTCGTGCCGCTGCCCGACGGCCCGGAGGGGCGCCAGAACGTGATCGGACAGGCCGGCATCGGCGTGTTCGCGAACGCCGAGAACCCCGGCGTGGCCGCCGATTTCCTCGCCTTCTTCACGGAGCCGGAGAACGCCGAGAAGCTCGCCGCGTACTTCCCGCCGCCCCGCGAGTCGCTGCTGAACGCCGAAACCCTCGCCGCCGGCAACCCGCGCCTCACCGAGGAGCAGCTGCAGGCCGTGGTCGTCGACGGGATCCAGGATGCCGTCACGAAGCCGGCTCACCCGAACTTCGCCAAGATCCAGGACACGGTGCGTGCGCAGCTCGACGCCCTGTGGACCGCGGACGCCGACGTGGAGTCCGTGCTCGGCAGCACCTGCGAGACGATCGCTCCGCTTCTGGAGGGCTGA
- a CDS encoding RecQ family ATP-dependent DNA helicase: MSSSRTSPASVDDIARDGFGWHELLPGQREAITSAAAGRDTLLVLATGGGKSAVYQVAGAQRGGVVLVISPLVALQADQLASIREAPAAPPAVALNGSTSAADTARAWELIDQGGPVYVLLAPEQLAKEETVARLAAAGVSLFVVDEAHCVSSWGHDFRPDYARLGDVRRELGDPPVLAMTATASEPVRAEIIEKLSMTDVDVQVHGVDRPEIRLVVHRHESDAEKKAAVVQEARTWTAPGIVYVATRKEAESYADEIASDDRRVAAYHAGLQAAERRDVQDRWRDGTLDVVVATSAFGMGIDRADVRFVLHATVTESLDAYYQEVGRAGRDGEPATTALHYRPEDLGLRRFFTRRSVRTADIRAVRSAIVATPGAHLRALADAVGRPTRTVTRLVNDLVDAGLVDTTDGVRLVRPVTAAQAAKAVRETLESRERIADSRLAMMRAYAETTQCRRRVLLEYFGIDGPAWCDNCDRCEQRDASAADDDGVAIADAPVAVDQSVRHRDWGTGTVTGVEADRATVYFASEGYKVLSFTAIDNGALTIAEPAGR; the protein is encoded by the coding sequence ATGAGCTCTTCTCGCACGTCCCCCGCTTCCGTCGACGACATCGCCCGCGACGGATTCGGGTGGCACGAGCTGCTGCCCGGGCAGCGCGAGGCCATCACCTCGGCGGCCGCGGGGCGCGACACGCTGCTCGTGCTGGCCACCGGCGGCGGCAAGTCGGCGGTGTACCAGGTCGCCGGCGCGCAGCGCGGCGGTGTCGTGCTCGTCATCTCGCCGCTCGTGGCGCTGCAGGCCGACCAGCTCGCCTCGATCCGCGAGGCGCCGGCCGCCCCGCCGGCCGTCGCGCTCAACGGCTCGACCTCCGCCGCCGACACCGCTCGCGCCTGGGAGCTCATCGATCAGGGCGGCCCGGTGTACGTGCTGCTCGCCCCCGAGCAGCTGGCGAAGGAGGAGACGGTGGCACGCCTGGCTGCGGCGGGCGTCTCGCTGTTCGTCGTCGACGAGGCGCACTGCGTGTCGTCGTGGGGGCACGACTTCCGCCCCGACTACGCACGGCTCGGCGATGTGCGCCGCGAACTCGGCGACCCGCCCGTGCTCGCGATGACCGCGACGGCCTCCGAACCGGTCCGCGCCGAGATCATCGAGAAGCTGTCGATGACCGACGTCGACGTGCAGGTGCACGGCGTCGACCGTCCGGAGATCCGTCTCGTCGTGCACCGGCACGAGAGCGACGCCGAGAAGAAGGCCGCGGTCGTGCAGGAGGCTCGCACGTGGACCGCGCCGGGCATCGTGTACGTCGCGACCCGGAAGGAGGCCGAGAGCTACGCCGACGAGATCGCCTCCGACGACCGCCGCGTCGCCGCTTACCACGCGGGACTCCAGGCCGCGGAGCGGCGCGATGTGCAGGATCGCTGGCGCGACGGCACCCTCGACGTCGTCGTCGCGACCTCCGCGTTCGGGATGGGCATCGACAGGGCAGACGTGCGCTTCGTGCTGCACGCCACGGTCACGGAATCGTTGGACGCGTACTACCAGGAGGTCGGACGCGCCGGTCGCGACGGAGAGCCGGCGACCACCGCCCTGCACTACCGGCCGGAAGACCTCGGGCTGCGGCGCTTCTTCACGAGGCGGTCGGTGCGCACGGCCGACATCCGCGCGGTGCGCTCCGCGATCGTCGCGACGCCCGGCGCACACCTGCGCGCGCTGGCGGATGCCGTCGGCAGGCCCACGCGCACGGTCACCCGTCTCGTGAACGACCTGGTCGACGCGGGCCTCGTCGACACCACCGACGGGGTGCGCCTGGTCCGCCCGGTCACGGCGGCGCAGGCGGCGAAGGCCGTGCGGGAGACGCTGGAGTCACGCGAGCGGATCGCCGACTCCCGTCTCGCGATGATGCGCGCGTACGCCGAGACGACGCAGTGCCGTCGCCGGGTGCTGCTCGAGTACTTCGGGATCGACGGCCCCGCCTGGTGCGACAACTGCGACCGCTGCGAGCAGCGCGACGCCTCGGCCGCGGACGATGACGGGGTCGCGATCGCCGACGCCCCTGTCGCCGTCGACCAGAGCGTCCGTCACCGGGACTGGGGCACGGGCACCGTGACGGGTGTGGAGGCCGATCGAGCGACGGTGTACTTCGCGTCGGAGGGCTACAAGGTGCTGTCGTTCACCGCGATCGACAACGGCGCGCTCACGATCGCCGAGCCCGCCGGTCGCTGA
- a CDS encoding AraC family transcriptional regulator, producing MPSVDRLSPLLARFRVRTRLFHSGPLCGVTAFPAEAGRGFLHVLREGEMEMEVRRPDGSSDRIAVTEPSLLFFPRPTEHVFVGAPTEESDFACATVELDGGAQHPLVRALPSVVVLPLAEVATLRPALDLLFAEVDDARCGHPILIDRLFEVVLIQLLRWMLDNPQRLALPPGLLSGLSDERLALALSAVHEAPGEPWTLHALARTAAMSRSAFAARFKDVVGTTPADYLTEWRLTIAQEQLRAGTPVGTIAAELGYASASAFSRAFSQRLGCSPRAWLALAA from the coding sequence ATGCCCTCCGTCGATCGCCTCTCGCCCCTGCTCGCGCGATTCCGGGTGCGCACCCGCCTCTTCCACAGCGGGCCGTTGTGCGGAGTCACCGCGTTCCCCGCCGAGGCCGGGCGCGGATTCCTGCACGTCCTGCGGGAGGGGGAGATGGAGATGGAGGTCAGGCGGCCAGACGGCTCCTCAGACCGGATCGCCGTGACCGAGCCGAGTCTGCTGTTCTTCCCCCGGCCGACCGAGCACGTCTTCGTCGGCGCGCCGACCGAGGAGTCGGACTTCGCGTGCGCCACCGTCGAGCTCGATGGCGGCGCACAGCATCCGCTCGTGCGCGCGCTGCCGTCGGTCGTCGTCCTGCCCCTCGCCGAGGTCGCGACGCTGCGACCGGCGCTCGACCTGCTCTTCGCGGAGGTCGACGATGCACGCTGCGGGCACCCGATCCTCATCGACCGGCTGTTCGAGGTCGTGCTCATCCAGCTGCTGCGGTGGATGCTCGACAACCCCCAGCGGCTCGCGCTGCCGCCCGGACTGCTCTCCGGGCTCTCCGACGAGCGGTTGGCACTCGCGCTGTCCGCCGTGCACGAGGCACCGGGCGAGCCGTGGACGCTGCACGCTCTCGCCCGCACCGCGGCCATGTCGAGGAGCGCTTTCGCCGCCCGCTTCAAAGACGTGGTGGGCACCACGCCCGCCGACTACCTCACGGAATGGCGACTCACGATCGCGCAGGAGCAGCTGCGCGCCGGCACGCCGGTCGGCACGATCGCGGCGGAGCTCGGCTACGCCAGCGCCTCGGCGTTCTCCCGCGCGTTCTCCCAGCGACTCGGATGCAGTCCGAGGGCGTGGCTCGCGCTCGCCGCCTGA
- a CDS encoding FAD-dependent oxidoreductase has translation MTTRELTTDILVVGAGLGGVAAALAAADRGAHVILTEEYPWIGGQLTSQAVPPDEHPWVEEFGITARYRQLRDGIREVYRRRYPLTDAAKGRADLNPGAGWVSKLCHEPRIAVGVLEEMLAPHRSTGRIRLLERVRPVAADVDGDRITRVTLQSEVDGETVSVTAQYVLDATETGELLPLSGTEYVTGFESRTETGEPSAPDEAQPDNVQALSVCFAIEHVDGDHTIERPADYDFWRDYLPEAWQGSRMLSWEAPNPRTLEMGTRAFDPNPGDDVAEVDADQSRNAGDANLWTFRRIAARDQFEQGFYESDICLVNWPSIDYFLAPVLDVSRDAELEHYRRARQLSLSMMYWMQTEAPRADGGTGYPGLRLRPDVMGSDDGLAQAPYHRESRRIRALTTVTENDVSYDVRGDEGATRYEESVGVGMYRIDLHPSTGGDTYIDVASTPFEIPLGALIPQRTANLLAANKNIGTTHITNGCYRLHPVEWNVGEAAGHLAAYCAATDTTPHEVHGDAGIRSDYQRELEAAGVELHWPEGRVYAY, from the coding sequence GTGACAACGCGAGAACTGACCACCGACATCCTCGTCGTGGGCGCCGGACTCGGCGGCGTGGCCGCCGCCCTCGCCGCCGCCGACCGAGGTGCCCACGTGATCCTCACCGAGGAGTACCCGTGGATCGGCGGCCAGCTCACCTCGCAGGCGGTGCCGCCCGACGAGCACCCCTGGGTGGAGGAGTTCGGCATCACCGCCCGCTACCGGCAGCTGCGCGACGGCATCCGCGAGGTCTACCGTCGCCGCTATCCGCTGACGGATGCCGCGAAGGGCCGCGCCGACCTCAACCCCGGTGCGGGCTGGGTGTCGAAGCTGTGCCACGAGCCGCGGATCGCCGTCGGCGTGCTGGAGGAGATGCTCGCCCCGCACCGGTCGACGGGCCGCATCCGCCTGCTGGAACGCGTGCGTCCCGTCGCGGCCGACGTCGACGGAGACCGCATCACCCGCGTCACGCTGCAGTCGGAGGTCGACGGCGAGACCGTCTCGGTCACCGCGCAGTACGTGCTCGACGCGACCGAGACCGGCGAGCTGCTGCCGCTGTCGGGCACCGAGTACGTGACCGGCTTCGAGTCGCGCACCGAGACCGGCGAGCCCAGCGCCCCCGACGAGGCCCAGCCCGACAACGTGCAGGCGCTCAGCGTGTGCTTCGCGATCGAGCACGTCGACGGCGACCACACGATCGAGCGTCCGGCCGACTACGACTTCTGGCGCGACTACCTGCCCGAGGCCTGGCAGGGCAGCCGGATGCTGTCGTGGGAGGCCCCGAACCCCCGCACCCTCGAGATGGGCACGCGTGCGTTCGACCCCAACCCGGGCGATGACGTCGCCGAGGTGGACGCCGACCAGTCGCGCAATGCGGGCGACGCGAACCTGTGGACGTTCCGCCGCATCGCCGCGCGCGACCAGTTCGAGCAGGGCTTCTACGAGAGCGACATCTGCCTCGTGAACTGGCCCAGCATCGACTACTTCCTCGCCCCGGTGCTCGATGTGTCGCGCGACGCGGAGCTCGAGCACTACCGGCGGGCGCGGCAGCTGTCGCTGTCGATGATGTACTGGATGCAGACCGAGGCCCCGCGCGCCGACGGGGGCACCGGATACCCGGGCCTGCGGCTGCGCCCCGATGTGATGGGGTCCGACGACGGGCTCGCCCAGGCCCCGTACCACCGCGAATCCCGCCGGATCCGCGCGCTCACCACGGTCACCGAGAACGATGTGTCGTACGACGTGCGCGGCGACGAGGGCGCGACCAGGTACGAGGAGTCCGTCGGCGTCGGCATGTACCGCATCGATCTGCACCCCTCCACGGGCGGCGACACCTACATCGACGTGGCCTCCACGCCCTTCGAGATCCCGCTCGGCGCGCTCATCCCGCAGCGCACCGCCAACCTGCTCGCCGCGAACAAGAACATCGGCACGACGCACATCACGAACGGCTGCTACCGGCTGCACCCCGTGGAGTGGAACGTCGGCGAGGCGGCCGGCCACCTCGCCGCCTACTGCGCCGCGACGGACACCACTCCGCACGAGGTGCACGGCGACGCCGGCATCCGCTCCGACTACCAGCGCGAGCTGGAGGCCGCCGGCGTCGAGCTGCACTGGCCGGAGGGCCGCGTCTACGCCTACTGA
- a CDS encoding sigma-70 family RNA polymerase sigma factor — MDAPTPLSSSGEDAARGAERRLMAEAAAGGQAALAQVYDLTSAQVFGLILGVVRDRTAAEEVLQETYLHAWQHAADFDASRDTIAVWLCGIAHRYAVAHLRSVEAEAEAEGGAADEESYADRLSEAMRSLPPEQSQCIALAYYAGLTQFQIAARTAQTLAAVRSHTRAGLSGLHDHSQRARPETAATRTPEPA; from the coding sequence ATGGACGCTCCCACCCCGCTCTCCTCCTCCGGTGAGGATGCTGCGCGGGGTGCGGAGCGCCGGCTGATGGCCGAGGCAGCCGCAGGCGGACAGGCCGCCCTCGCGCAGGTGTACGACCTCACCTCCGCGCAGGTGTTCGGCCTGATCCTCGGCGTCGTCCGCGACCGGACCGCGGCCGAGGAGGTGCTGCAGGAGACCTACCTGCACGCCTGGCAGCACGCCGCCGATTTCGACGCCTCCCGCGACACCATCGCGGTGTGGCTGTGCGGCATCGCGCATCGGTACGCCGTCGCCCATCTGCGGTCGGTCGAGGCGGAGGCAGAGGCAGAGGGCGGAGCCGCCGACGAGGAGTCCTACGCCGACCGGCTCAGCGAGGCGATGCGCAGCCTCCCGCCCGAGCAGTCGCAGTGCATCGCGCTCGCGTACTACGCCGGGCTGACGCAGTTCCAGATCGCCGCCCGCACGGCGCAGACGCTCGCAGCGGTACGGTCGCACACCCGCGCCGGGCTCTCCGGACTCCACGACCACTCCCAGCGGGCCCGGCCCGAGACCGCCGCCACCAGGACCCCCGAGCCCGCCTGA
- a CDS encoding carboxymuconolactone decarboxylase family protein has protein sequence MANVPLIDRNDTTGTVREHLDEISGAFGTVPAMFRAVANSPAALASMWGSFGAFGGGTLGAALGEQIAVAVADRNSCEYCLAAHTALGKRAGLTRDALAAAQHGESDDPKTAALLAFALALVNDRGQLSPADVQAVRDQGWTDEQIVETIGQVALNLFTNYVNIALDVPIDFPTVPLRRAR, from the coding sequence ATGGCCAACGTCCCTCTCATCGACCGCAACGACACCACCGGCACCGTCAGGGAGCACCTCGACGAGATCTCGGGCGCCTTCGGCACCGTGCCGGCGATGTTCCGCGCGGTGGCCAACTCGCCCGCCGCACTCGCGAGCATGTGGGGCTCCTTCGGCGCTTTCGGCGGCGGGACCCTCGGTGCGGCCCTCGGCGAGCAGATCGCCGTCGCGGTCGCCGATCGCAACTCGTGCGAGTACTGCCTGGCCGCGCACACCGCGCTCGGGAAGAGGGCGGGACTCACGCGCGACGCCCTCGCCGCCGCACAGCACGGCGAGTCGGACGATCCGAAGACCGCTGCGCTCCTCGCGTTCGCGCTCGCGCTCGTGAACGACCGGGGCCAGCTGTCTCCGGCCGACGTACAGGCGGTCCGCGACCAGGGCTGGACCGACGAGCAGATCGTCGAGACCATCGGCCAGGTCGCGCTCAACCTCTTCACGAACTACGTGAACATCGCCCTAGACGTCCCGATCGACTTCCCCACCGTCCCGCTCCGCCGCGCGCGCTGA
- a CDS encoding sugar ABC transporter permease: protein MTSSAVLAAADTAERKGRPARPRRSAATRQDWIVGYTMVAPVVLGAVAFVIVPLVAVLWFSLHDWNVLANTFVFSGIDNYERMLADPGLRDSLLASLWFSIGLVVLNVTLALFLAVLLNQKLPGTTTFRTFFFSPVVVSLVAWTIVWSFLLQSDGGINGFLATVGIEGPNWLRNDVTAMLAVIVVQVFKNVGLNLILFLAALQGVPEEIGEAARIDGAGAWRRFRSITLPMISPTILLVMILTIVGSLEVFAQIAVLTGGGPGNSTTVLVYYLYQQAFRFNDFGYASAIAVLMFLIVLVLTLVQWQTRKRWVFNEN, encoded by the coding sequence ATGACATCCTCCGCCGTCCTCGCGGCGGCCGACACCGCGGAGCGGAAGGGGCGGCCCGCACGCCCCCGCCGCTCCGCGGCGACGCGGCAGGACTGGATCGTCGGGTACACGATGGTCGCCCCCGTGGTGCTCGGCGCCGTCGCCTTCGTCATCGTCCCGCTCGTCGCCGTGCTCTGGTTCTCGCTGCACGACTGGAACGTGCTCGCCAACACCTTCGTGTTCTCGGGAATCGACAACTACGAGCGGATGCTGGCCGACCCCGGACTCAGGGACTCGCTGCTCGCGAGCCTGTGGTTCTCGATCGGGCTGGTCGTGCTCAACGTCACGCTCGCCCTCTTCCTCGCGGTGCTTCTCAACCAGAAGCTGCCGGGGACGACGACCTTCCGCACGTTCTTCTTCTCGCCGGTCGTCGTCTCACTCGTCGCGTGGACCATCGTCTGGAGCTTCCTGCTGCAGTCCGACGGCGGCATCAACGGCTTCCTCGCCACCGTGGGAATCGAGGGGCCGAACTGGCTGCGCAACGACGTCACGGCGATGCTCGCCGTGATCGTGGTGCAGGTGTTCAAAAACGTCGGCCTCAACCTGATCCTCTTCCTGGCCGCGCTCCAGGGCGTGCCGGAGGAGATCGGGGAGGCCGCACGGATCGACGGGGCCGGCGCCTGGCGTCGCTTCCGCTCGATCACGCTGCCGATGATCAGCCCGACCATCCTGCTCGTGATGATCCTCACCATCGTCGGCTCGCTCGAGGTGTTCGCGCAGATCGCGGTCCTCACCGGAGGCGGGCCGGGCAACTCCACGACCGTGCTCGTGTACTACCTGTACCAGCAGGCGTTCCGCTTCAACGACTTCGGCTACGCGAGCGCCATCGCCGTGCTGATGTTCCTCATCGTGCTCGTGCTGACGCTCGTGCAATGGCAGACCAGGAAGAGGTGGGTCTTCAATGAGAACTGA
- a CDS encoding spore photoproduct lyase family protein has translation MRAPSPLLDVRRIYAEPDAARSPRGQEIIARWPDAAIVPVASHWQIPEVHGDERNVARWVRIKTEALVLGEKKSVATRVNGRSADFIAPSLANGCAMACAYCYVPRRKGYSNPVTVFTNIDRITAHLARHVSKQGPKTEPNQCDPEAWVYDIGENSDCSVDAMISENVRDVCDLFRMLPTAKASFATKFVNRDMLDWDPLGRTRIRFSLMPASVAKVTDIRTSPIAERITAIDDFVEAGYEVHLNFSPIIVTPTWVEEWTELLVHLDDVLSPAAKRQLAAEVIFLTHNERLHEVNLGWHPKAEDLLWTPATQEAKVSQNGAVNVRYRADLKRAHVETFTRLVARHLPSCRIRYAF, from the coding sequence ATGCGTGCGCCCTCTCCCCTGCTCGACGTCAGGCGGATCTATGCGGAGCCGGATGCCGCGCGCTCGCCCCGCGGGCAGGAGATCATCGCCCGGTGGCCCGACGCGGCGATCGTGCCGGTCGCGTCGCACTGGCAGATCCCCGAGGTGCACGGTGACGAGCGCAACGTGGCGCGCTGGGTGCGCATCAAGACCGAGGCGCTCGTGCTCGGCGAGAAGAAGAGCGTCGCGACACGGGTCAACGGCCGCTCGGCCGACTTCATCGCCCCGTCGCTCGCGAACGGCTGCGCCATGGCCTGCGCCTACTGCTACGTGCCGCGCCGCAAGGGCTACAGCAACCCGGTCACGGTGTTCACCAACATCGACCGCATCACGGCGCACCTCGCCCGGCACGTCAGCAAGCAGGGGCCGAAGACCGAGCCGAACCAGTGCGACCCCGAGGCGTGGGTGTACGACATCGGCGAGAACAGCGACTGCTCGGTCGACGCGATGATCAGCGAGAACGTGCGCGACGTCTGCGACCTGTTCCGCATGCTCCCCACCGCGAAGGCGTCGTTCGCGACCAAGTTCGTCAACCGCGACATGCTCGACTGGGATCCGCTCGGCCGCACCCGCATCCGCTTCTCGCTCATGCCGGCATCCGTCGCGAAGGTCACCGACATCCGCACGTCGCCGATCGCCGAGCGCATCACCGCGATCGACGACTTCGTCGAGGCCGGCTACGAGGTGCACCTCAACTTCTCGCCGATCATCGTCACGCCCACCTGGGTCGAGGAGTGGACCGAGCTGCTCGTGCACCTCGACGACGTGCTGTCGCCCGCGGCGAAACGGCAGCTGGCGGCCGAGGTCATCTTCCTCACCCACAACGAACGACTGCACGAGGTCAACCTCGGCTGGCATCCGAAGGCCGAGGACCTGCTGTGGACGCCGGCGACCCAGGAGGCCAAGGTGTCGCAGAACGGCGCCGTCAACGTGCGATACCGCGCCGACCTCAAACGCGCGCACGTCGAGACCTTCACCCGGCTCGTCGCGCGCCACCTGCCCTCGTGCCGCATCCGGTACGCGTTCTAG
- a CDS encoding alpha/beta fold hydrolase has protein sequence MTSGSDRPEVIVEHVTSPSATTRVTRVTTTAAAGREPFVLVAGIGVAASYFEFLAPTLAQRGDVYALDLAGFAGVAKPRERTPSISFFADQVEAVLDHYGLSTPVLIGHSMGSQIVTEVLTRRPDLRHAVLVSPVVDEHEATVFRQAVRFLQSSLRESLHLAMIAVSAYILCGPVYFLRVLPHMLRYRITDAVGGLSTRMLFIRGEHDATSSRRFHSRLIAACPSASRWEIEGAAHSIINAHAVGVAKLTMRHLDDDLPARGRMSDEEALTPPPVRTDLAMIVGAVAARVREWVSALRGDEAGVADAKEDHAQILWRAYRSGARHARD, from the coding sequence GTGACGAGCGGATCGGACAGGCCAGAGGTGATCGTCGAGCACGTGACCTCGCCGTCGGCGACCACGCGCGTCACCCGGGTGACGACGACCGCGGCGGCGGGTCGGGAGCCCTTCGTGCTGGTCGCGGGCATCGGCGTCGCGGCGAGCTACTTCGAGTTCCTCGCACCGACGCTCGCGCAGCGGGGCGACGTGTACGCCCTCGACCTCGCCGGATTCGCCGGCGTCGCGAAACCCCGCGAACGCACGCCGTCGATCTCCTTCTTCGCCGACCAGGTCGAGGCGGTCCTCGACCACTACGGACTGTCGACGCCGGTTCTCATCGGCCACTCGATGGGGTCGCAGATCGTCACCGAGGTGCTGACGCGCAGGCCCGACCTGCGTCACGCCGTGCTCGTGAGCCCCGTCGTCGACGAGCACGAGGCCACCGTCTTCCGCCAGGCGGTGCGATTCCTGCAGTCGTCGCTGCGCGAGTCGCTGCACCTGGCCATGATCGCCGTCTCGGCGTACATCCTCTGCGGCCCCGTGTACTTCCTCCGGGTGCTGCCGCACATGCTCCGCTACCGGATCACGGATGCCGTCGGCGGACTCTCGACGCGGATGCTGTTCATCCGCGGTGAGCACGATGCGACCTCGTCGCGGCGCTTCCACTCGCGACTGATCGCCGCCTGCCCGTCGGCGTCCCGCTGGGAGATCGAGGGGGCGGCGCACTCGATCATCAACGCGCACGCCGTGGGGGTCGCGAAGCTCACGATGCGGCATCTGGACGACGACCTGCCTGCGCGGGGCCGGATGTCGGACGAGGAGGCGCTGACGCCCCCGCCCGTCCGTACCGATCTCGCGATGATCGTCGGCGCCGTCGCGGCTCGGGTGCGCGAGTGGGTGAGCGCGCTGCGCGGCGACGAGGCGGGCGTCGCCGATGCCAAGGAGGACCACGCGCAGATCCTCTGGCGCGCGTACCGGTCGGGCGCGCGGCACGCCAGGGACTGA
- a CDS encoding LacI family DNA-binding transcriptional regulator, translating to MPHHRSTQADVAALAGVSQATVSIVLSGHTPKGVRISEATRNRVLEALRITGYSANPVAQRLAGGKNQLLGVFTYEKTFPRGGRDFYGAFLNGIEEAAEQLGVDMLLFTSARVVDGRRRLAGDGWQRLGIADGCLLLGQQEDREELQHLLDTNYPFVFIGKRETDKHLLPYVGADYVTATARQVDRLVALGHTQIAYAGARSDDQSTRDRVDGYRDAMKAKGLTPRFLDLRDGARGTDEIVERGITALLLAPENDPDEIADALEARGLAVPRDLSVVLLGQPHLPLRRGRRWSGFSVPREEMGARALVLLSRIVHQDAEPTRRSSVRPSAALRLTDADYHQIIDCPDVEGDTVALAPSLTRPFERNPS from the coding sequence ATGCCGCACCACCGCTCGACGCAGGCCGATGTCGCCGCTCTCGCCGGCGTCAGCCAGGCGACCGTCAGCATCGTGCTGAGCGGGCACACGCCGAAGGGCGTACGCATCTCGGAGGCCACGCGCAATCGGGTGCTCGAGGCGCTCCGCATCACGGGGTACTCGGCCAACCCGGTGGCGCAGCGCCTCGCCGGCGGCAAGAACCAGTTGCTCGGCGTCTTCACCTACGAGAAGACGTTCCCGCGCGGAGGCCGTGACTTCTACGGCGCCTTCCTGAACGGCATCGAGGAGGCGGCCGAGCAGCTCGGCGTCGACATGCTGCTGTTCACCTCCGCGCGGGTGGTCGACGGACGACGCCGGCTCGCGGGCGACGGGTGGCAGCGGCTGGGCATCGCCGACGGATGCCTGCTGCTCGGGCAGCAGGAGGACCGCGAAGAGCTACAGCACCTGCTCGACACGAACTACCCGTTCGTGTTCATCGGCAAGCGCGAGACCGACAAGCACCTGCTCCCGTACGTCGGCGCCGACTACGTCACGGCCACCGCGCGGCAGGTCGATCGGCTCGTCGCTCTCGGACACACCCAGATCGCCTATGCGGGCGCGCGCAGCGACGACCAGTCGACGCGCGACCGCGTCGACGGCTACCGCGACGCGATGAAGGCCAAGGGGCTCACGCCCCGCTTCCTCGACCTGCGCGACGGCGCCCGCGGCACCGACGAGATCGTCGAGCGCGGCATCACGGCCCTGCTGCTCGCCCCCGAGAACGACCCGGACGAGATCGCCGACGCGCTCGAGGCGAGGGGGCTCGCCGTTCCGCGCGATCTGTCGGTCGTGCTGCTCGGTCAGCCGCACCTGCCGCTGCGCCGCGGGCGCCGGTGGTCGGGTTTCTCCGTCCCTCGCGAGGAGATGGGCGCCCGCGCCCTCGTGCTGCTCTCGCGGATCGTGCATCAGGATGCCGAGCCGACCCGCCGCTCCTCGGTCCGCCCCTCCGCCGCCCTGCGGCTCACGGACGCCGACTACCACCAGATCATCGACTGCCCTGACGTCGAGGGTGACACCGTCGCGCTGGCCCCCTCCCTCACCCGACCCTTCGAAAGGAACCCTTCGTGA